Proteins from a genomic interval of Arachis hypogaea cultivar Tifrunner chromosome 10, arahy.Tifrunner.gnm2.J5K5, whole genome shotgun sequence:
- the LOC112714799 gene encoding probable glycosyltransferase At5g03795, whose translation MRKRNLFQLPSENPHFPANSMAPPPLSRENSFPFPNFPGIFRNHPRCRYLCVSTACILLYLLYTLTSVFISAQLLFNLELQRDFDAPRRVTLHSSRVFHSPEAFELDYEKMEKELKVFVYPDGDPETYFHTPRKLTGKYSSEGYFFKNIKESRFFTADPLQAHLFFIPISCHKMRGKGLTYELMIYEVGKYVESLKFKYPYWNRTLGADHFFVTCHDIGAKATNGVPYLVKNSIRVVCSSSYDGLFIPHKDVTLPQVQLPFLHPAGGNDIKRRKILAFWAGRSDSKLKDELAAVWDNDTELDIQNNRIDRHATGSIVYLEKLYRSKFCLCPHGPVGSSRIADSIHYGCVPVIMSNYYDLPFNEILDWRKFSVVVKESDLYQLKDILRNISEKDFVTLNQNLVKVQKHFQWNTPPVRLDAFHMVMYELWLRRHLTRYF comes from the exons ATGAGAAAAAGAAATCTGTTTCAACTACCTTCCGAGAATCCTCATTTTCCCGCCAATTCCATGGCGCCACCTCCACTTTCTCGAGAAAACTCATTTCCCTTCCCAAATTTTCCCGGAATATTCCGCAACCACCCTCGCTGTCGATACCTCTGCGTCTCCACCGCATGCATCCTCCTCTACCTCCTTTACACCCTCACGAGCGTCTTCATCTCCGCACAGCTACTCTTCAACCTCGAGCTCCAa CGCGATTTCGATGCGCCGCGCAGAGTAACGTTGCATTCTTCTAGAGTGTTCCACTCGCCGGAGGCATTCGAATTGGACTACGAGAAGATGGAGAAGGAGTTGAAGGTGTTCGTGTACCCTGACGGTGATCCTGAGACCTATTTCCACACGCCGAGGAAGCTCACCGGGAAATATTCCAGCGAAGGTTATTTCTTCAAGAACATCAAAGAAAGCCGTTTCTTCACTGCCGATCCTCTTCAAGCTCACCTATTCTTCATTCCTATTTCTTGCCACAAAATGCGAGGCAAG GGGTTGACTTATGAGCTTATGATTTATGAAGTTGGGAAGTATGTGGAGAGCCTAAAGTTCAAGTATCCTTATTGGAACAGAACATTGGGTGCTGATCACTTTTTTGTGACTTGCCATGATATCGGTGCCAAGGCTACGAATGGGGTTCCATATCTTGTCAAAAATTCCATTCGGGTGGTTTGTTCATCCAGTTATGACGGTTTGTTTATTCCACACAAAGATGTTACCCTCCCCCAAGTTCAGCTGCCATTTCTTCACCCTGCAGGTGGAAATGACATAAAGAGAAG GAAAATACTTGCTTTCTGGGCTGGTCGCTCTGATTCTAAATTGAAAGATGAACTTGCAGCTGTGTGGGACAATGATACTGAACTTGACATTCAGAATAACAGAATTGACCGTCATGCTACTGGATCTATTGTTTATTTGGAGAAACTTTATAGATCCAAGTTTTGTTTGTGCCCTCACGGTCCTGTTGGTAGCAGCCGTATCGCGGACTCAATCCATTATGGCTGTGTTCCGG TAATCATGTCAAACTATTATGACTTGCCTTTTAATGAGATTCTGGATTGGAGGAAGTTTTCTGTAGTAGTGAAGGAAAGTGACCTTTATCAGCTCAAAGACATTCTGAGAAATATATCTGAGAAAGATTTTGTGACATTGAATCAGAATTTAGTAAAG GTCCAGAAGCATTTCCAGTGGAATACACCTCCAGTTAGACTAGATGCGTTTCATATGGTCATGTATGAACTCTGGCTACGCCGCCATCTCACTAGGTACTTTTAA